One Gloeobacter morelensis MG652769 DNA window includes the following coding sequences:
- a CDS encoding phosphoribulokinase codes for MTNSVQFVCATARQQLKQLRSPIIVGVAGDSGSGKTTYSNGIRRLLGSDLVSTICTDGYHKEDREQRQLSGRLPLDPAANHLDRLAEHLEALKLGKAVPVPVYNHGSGKFERPENFVPTPIVVVEGLHTLYPELIPYLDFSLYVDPDHPVKWQWKWERDLKRRGHKAEQLEQEMLQREAAFKRWIDFQKIDANVVIKIFHSQLEHLAPHQFTGILPNPCYKVELILQPAPVPLPTLPLPFDLAAMLAVDQPPFMLAAVPCRYWGRSAIAIHLDGVLSQKTIAGLEDYIVNYTGIPVDEAIPEEQYELTSATRFAQLLITWRFLEQINYLLQKNR; via the coding sequence ATGACCAACTCTGTGCAATTTGTCTGCGCCACGGCGCGTCAACAACTCAAACAGTTGCGATCTCCGATTATTGTTGGTGTTGCAGGCGACAGCGGCAGCGGCAAAACCACCTACAGCAACGGCATTCGTCGCCTGCTGGGAAGCGATCTAGTTTCGACGATCTGCACGGACGGCTACCACAAAGAGGACCGCGAGCAGCGCCAGCTCAGCGGTCGTCTGCCCCTGGATCCGGCGGCCAACCACCTGGACCGGCTGGCCGAGCACCTGGAAGCTCTCAAACTCGGAAAGGCCGTGCCCGTCCCCGTCTACAACCACGGTTCAGGCAAGTTTGAGCGGCCCGAGAATTTTGTGCCGACGCCGATTGTCGTCGTGGAAGGCTTGCATACGCTGTACCCGGAATTGATCCCGTACCTCGATTTCAGTCTCTACGTCGATCCGGATCATCCCGTCAAGTGGCAGTGGAAATGGGAGCGCGACCTCAAGCGCCGCGGTCACAAAGCCGAACAGCTCGAACAGGAGATGTTGCAGCGCGAAGCCGCCTTCAAGCGTTGGATCGATTTTCAAAAGATTGACGCCAACGTGGTGATCAAAATTTTTCATAGCCAACTGGAGCACCTCGCCCCCCACCAGTTCACCGGCATCCTACCCAACCCGTGCTACAAAGTGGAGCTGATCCTGCAGCCGGCTCCCGTGCCGCTGCCGACGTTGCCCCTGCCATTTGATCTGGCGGCGATGCTCGCCGTCGACCAGCCCCCTTTTATGCTCGCGGCGGTCCCCTGCCGCTACTGGGGGCGCTCGGCGATTGCCATTCACCTCGACGGCGTGCTGTCGCAAAAGACCATCGCCGGGCTCGAAGACTATATCGTCAACTACACAGGCATTCCCGTAGATGAGGCCATTCCGGAGGAGCAGTACGAGCTGACATCGGCTACCCGCTTCGCCCAACTGTTGATTACCTGG
- a CDS encoding TIGR02652 family protein, translating to MYQPVNYNPIFGPEIRCPHCRQWVAALTLTDTYLCQRHGAFEADPETETLVHLQSGRRWRLWEDNWYRQHTHPDGIRFEIHEELDRLHTQGYRATRVVVAERYRELISTFLERTTFGRSEDARHRLYGLPVEFSGAEDKDGRWSVINFELVKEPGPPLKYPYFRLFD from the coding sequence ATGTATCAGCCAGTCAATTACAACCCCATCTTCGGCCCTGAGATCCGCTGTCCCCACTGCAGGCAGTGGGTCGCGGCGCTGACGCTGACGGACACTTATCTGTGTCAGCGCCACGGGGCTTTTGAGGCTGACCCCGAGACCGAGACGCTGGTGCATCTGCAGTCCGGGCGGCGCTGGCGCCTGTGGGAAGACAATTGGTACCGCCAGCACACCCACCCCGACGGCATCCGCTTCGAAATTCACGAAGAACTCGATCGTCTGCACACCCAGGGTTATCGGGCCACGCGCGTGGTGGTGGCCGAGCGCTACCGCGAACTTATCAGCACGTTTTTGGAGCGCACCACCTTCGGCCGCAGCGAGGACGCCCGCCACCGCCTCTACGGCCTGCCGGTCGAATTTAGCGGTGCCGAGGACAAAGACGGCCGCTGGTCGGTGATCAATTTTGAACTGGTCAAAGAACCGGGTCCGCCCCTCAAATACCCGTACTTTCGTCTATTTGACTGA
- the trpC gene encoding indole-3-glycerol phosphate synthase TrpC encodes MKIRRRPEQPPVAVGPLQFQLQGADVEPGNILEKIVWAKEQELDRWRERLPLAKLRARTASAPEVRNFLGALRRSPHPVAVIAEVKKASPSRGVLRSDFDPVALAQAYTRGGADAISVLTDEAFFQGSFTNLSRIREQVPLPLLCKEFILSPYQIYLARAHGADAVLLIAAILSDTDLAYLMRVADQLGMAALVEVHDLEDLDRILGLEGVALVGINNRNLLNFEVHLQTTETLLAERGERLAERGITVVSESGIYQGADLARVRQAGARAVLVGESLLREADPAQAVGRLVEGI; translated from the coding sequence GTGAAGATTCGTCGCCGTCCCGAACAGCCGCCGGTCGCCGTAGGTCCGCTGCAGTTTCAGCTGCAGGGCGCCGATGTCGAACCGGGCAATATCCTCGAAAAAATTGTCTGGGCCAAAGAGCAGGAACTGGACCGCTGGCGAGAGCGCCTGCCGCTTGCCAAACTGCGGGCCCGCACCGCAAGCGCCCCGGAGGTGCGCAATTTTTTGGGGGCGCTGCGCCGCTCTCCCCATCCGGTCGCTGTCATCGCCGAGGTCAAAAAAGCGTCCCCGAGCCGTGGAGTGCTCAGAAGCGATTTTGATCCGGTAGCCCTCGCCCAGGCCTACACCCGTGGCGGTGCGGACGCCATCTCCGTGCTCACCGATGAAGCCTTTTTTCAAGGCAGCTTCACCAACCTCAGCCGTATCCGTGAGCAGGTGCCGCTGCCTTTGCTGTGCAAAGAATTTATCCTTAGCCCCTACCAGATTTATCTGGCCCGCGCCCACGGGGCCGACGCTGTATTGCTGATCGCCGCCATCTTGAGCGACACCGACCTGGCCTACTTGATGCGGGTGGCCGACCAGCTGGGGATGGCGGCCCTAGTCGAAGTACACGATCTCGAAGACCTCGACCGCATTCTGGGCCTGGAAGGAGTGGCGCTGGTGGGCATCAACAACCGCAACCTGCTCAACTTCGAAGTGCACCTGCAGACTACCGAAACGCTTCTGGCCGAGCGGGGCGAACGGCTCGCCGAGCGCGGCATCACCGTGGTGAGCGAATCGGGCATTTACCAGGGTGCAGACCTGGCGCGCGTGCGCCAAGCAGGGGCGCGCGCGGTGCTGGTCGGCGAGTCGCTGCTGCGTGAAGCCGACCCGGCCCAGGCCGTCGGTCGGCTGGTGGAGGGCATATGA
- the hisS gene encoding histidine--tRNA ligase gives MGELGTMGGTRDFLPDEMIRREYVIDTLKAIFRKYGFEPLETPAIERWETLAGKYGEEGEKLIYHVVSSGSLDTLRPGERTEHALRYDLTVPLARVAGMYGDQMVSDPADPKKQTRRLPRPFKRYQIQPVWRGDRPGEGRYREFHQCDADVVGSTSPMVETELIALTVEAFKALGFADFTVKINHRQLLKGLIERAGIAPAKEATVLTSIDKLDKLPPEKVRLELADKGLSADQVDILFQLIALEGTSGQVLEGARSLLSASEAAQRGIGELAKLLNYLEALGVDSAHYRIDLALARGLDYYTGTIFETVTAAKVGSVGAGGRYDRLIYDLSGGKADQPACGTSFGLDRILAAMDQLGLFARLRRAGEVLVLHFGDPGVSQACFELVRGLREAGVRAELGYHEEPFTPNGMRQQLGYANEKGFAYAVIVGPDEMAQGQAALRDLTTRRQEKIPLATAGSLIVGRLRP, from the coding sequence ATGGGCGAACTGGGAACGATGGGCGGCACGCGCGATTTTTTGCCCGACGAGATGATCCGCCGTGAATATGTGATAGATACTCTCAAGGCCATCTTTCGCAAGTACGGCTTCGAGCCCCTGGAGACGCCTGCCATCGAGCGCTGGGAGACCCTGGCGGGCAAGTACGGCGAGGAAGGCGAAAAACTGATCTACCACGTGGTGAGCAGTGGTTCGCTGGATACCCTCAGGCCCGGCGAGCGCACCGAACACGCTCTGCGCTACGACCTGACGGTGCCGCTGGCGCGGGTGGCGGGCATGTACGGCGATCAGATGGTGTCCGACCCGGCCGATCCCAAAAAGCAAACCCGCCGCCTGCCCCGTCCCTTCAAGCGCTATCAAATCCAGCCGGTCTGGCGCGGGGATCGACCCGGCGAGGGCCGCTACCGCGAGTTTCACCAGTGCGACGCCGACGTGGTCGGATCGACAAGCCCGATGGTGGAGACGGAGTTGATTGCCCTGACGGTCGAAGCGTTCAAGGCTCTGGGCTTTGCCGATTTCACCGTCAAGATTAACCACCGCCAACTGCTGAAGGGGCTCATCGAGCGAGCTGGGATCGCACCGGCCAAAGAAGCGACGGTGCTCACCTCCATCGACAAGCTCGACAAACTGCCGCCCGAGAAAGTCCGCCTCGAACTGGCCGACAAGGGCCTGAGTGCCGACCAGGTCGACATCCTCTTCCAGCTCATTGCCCTGGAAGGCACCTCTGGGCAGGTGCTGGAGGGTGCCCGCTCGCTGCTGAGTGCTTCCGAAGCCGCCCAGCGGGGGATCGGCGAACTGGCAAAGCTGCTGAATTATCTGGAGGCGCTCGGGGTGGATAGTGCCCACTACCGCATCGACCTTGCCCTGGCGCGCGGCCTTGATTATTACACCGGCACCATCTTCGAGACGGTGACCGCCGCGAAGGTAGGTTCGGTTGGGGCGGGAGGCCGCTACGACCGGCTCATCTACGATCTTTCCGGCGGCAAGGCGGATCAGCCTGCCTGCGGCACCTCCTTTGGTCTCGACCGCATCCTGGCGGCTATGGACCAGCTCGGGCTTTTTGCACGCCTGCGCCGCGCCGGCGAGGTGCTGGTGCTGCACTTTGGCGATCCGGGCGTCTCGCAGGCGTGCTTCGAACTGGTGCGGGGACTGCGCGAGGCGGGGGTGCGCGCCGAATTGGGCTACCACGAGGAGCCTTTCACCCCAAACGGCATGCGCCAGCAGCTGGGCTACGCCAACGAAAAAGGCTTTGCCTACGCGGTCATCGTCGGTCCCGACGAGATGGCCCAGGGCCAGGCCGCCCTTCGGGATCTGACCACCCGCCGCCAGGAGAAAATTCCGCTTGCGACGGCAGGATCGCTGATCGTCGGGCGTCTGCGCCCCTGA
- a CDS encoding DUF5340 domain-containing protein, which yields MMQIPVPAHIHYETLLRVLERQTAAAVIQVDHASLEELQELMRTLRKAFSQQKHLEERWERQGLHLDPRWSYEQP from the coding sequence ATGATGCAGATTCCTGTACCCGCCCACATCCACTACGAGACCCTCCTGCGCGTCCTGGAGCGGCAGACTGCCGCTGCGGTGATTCAGGTCGATCACGCCAGTCTGGAGGAATTGCAGGAATTGATGCGCACCCTGCGCAAGGCTTTTTCTCAACAAAAGCATCTGGAGGAGCGCTGGGAGCGGCAAGGTCTCCATCTCGATCCGCGCTGGTCCTACGAGCAGCCTTGA
- a CDS encoding glycosyltransferase, with translation MHLSPGGAWVVWLAAGLVGLYAARVLFALTPRPKSDPAYRPRVSVLVAAKNEQAVAAQLVAMLRRLDYPDFEVWIADDGSTDRTYQRLFEAGRGWQALHLVRRIPDRSRPGKSAVLNELRARATGDILVVFDADARVEPDFLSRTVPLFAVSSVGALQVRKRVHNANFNYWTRGQSAEMLLDAFYQQQRAAIGGTAELRGNGQLVRAAALEAVGGWNEATVTDDLDLTLRLHLGGWQIAFVGDPCVDEEGVTTWSALWRQRSRWAEGGFQRYLDYAPRLLARAMGTTKTLDQLIFFTIQYLMPVATVVDLLFALRRGAAPLLAPLVLVATVFTVCGFYFGQRERGVAAGRAVIETLAGTIYFLHWFPVVLVKLARMALEPKKLVWVKTAHQGDYGTADSRP, from the coding sequence GTGCATCTGAGTCCAGGCGGCGCATGGGTGGTATGGCTTGCAGCAGGGCTGGTGGGTCTGTACGCCGCGCGGGTGCTGTTTGCCCTCACCCCGCGCCCCAAAAGCGATCCTGCCTACCGGCCGCGCGTCTCGGTGCTGGTGGCAGCCAAAAACGAGCAGGCGGTCGCCGCCCAACTGGTGGCGATGCTGCGCAGGCTCGATTACCCTGACTTTGAAGTCTGGATTGCTGACGACGGCAGCACCGACCGCACTTACCAGCGCCTCTTTGAAGCGGGCCGGGGCTGGCAGGCTTTGCATCTGGTGCGGCGCATCCCTGATCGGAGCCGACCCGGCAAATCCGCGGTGCTCAACGAATTGCGCGCGCGCGCCACCGGCGACATTCTGGTGGTCTTCGACGCCGACGCCCGGGTCGAGCCGGATTTTTTGAGCCGCACGGTGCCGCTGTTCGCCGTCTCAAGCGTCGGGGCCTTGCAGGTGCGCAAGCGCGTCCACAATGCCAATTTCAACTACTGGACCCGCGGCCAGTCGGCGGAGATGCTGCTCGATGCCTTTTACCAGCAGCAGCGCGCCGCCATCGGCGGCACCGCCGAATTGCGCGGCAACGGCCAGCTTGTCCGCGCCGCCGCCCTGGAAGCGGTAGGCGGCTGGAACGAAGCGACCGTCACCGACGATCTCGATCTCACCTTGCGGCTACACCTGGGCGGCTGGCAAATCGCCTTTGTCGGCGACCCGTGCGTCGACGAAGAAGGTGTGACCACCTGGTCGGCGCTCTGGCGGCAGCGCTCCCGCTGGGCCGAGGGTGGCTTCCAGCGCTACCTCGACTACGCCCCGCGGCTATTGGCAAGGGCGATGGGCACGACCAAAACCCTCGATCAGCTGATCTTTTTCACGATCCAGTACCTGATGCCGGTGGCGACGGTAGTTGATTTGCTTTTTGCGCTCCGGCGCGGCGCAGCACCGCTGCTCGCACCCCTGGTCCTGGTGGCGACCGTGTTTACGGTCTGCGGATTTTACTTCGGCCAGCGCGAGCGGGGAGTGGCGGCAGGTAGAGCGGTGATCGAAACGCTGGCGGGCACGATCTACTTTTTGCACTGGTTTCCAGTCGTCCTGGTGAAGCTGGCCCGCATGGCGCTTGAACCCAAAAAACTCGTCTGGGTCAAGACCGCCCACCAGGGCGACTACGGGACGGCCGATTCGAGGCCGTGA
- a CDS encoding DUF2288 domain-containing protein encodes MSELREQLQQMVDEAQWPDLTIHALNGRVIIVSRALELVEVGEALVGDDTARFTVWLERGMLYKPTEAEIHERNRTAHRYEALIVRPFVLVHDHGLESAVP; translated from the coding sequence ATGAGCGAGCTACGCGAACAGTTGCAGCAGATGGTAGACGAAGCCCAATGGCCCGATCTGACCATCCACGCCCTCAACGGGCGGGTGATCATAGTCTCGCGCGCGCTGGAGCTGGTAGAAGTGGGCGAGGCGCTGGTGGGGGACGACACGGCCCGTTTCACGGTGTGGTTGGAGCGGGGGATGCTCTACAAACCCACCGAAGCGGAAATCCACGAGCGCAACCGCACCGCTCACCGCTACGAAGCGCTTATCGTGCGTCCTTTTGTGCTGGTGCACGATCACGGCCTCGAATCGGCCGTCCCGTAG
- a CDS encoding polysaccharide deacetylase family protein gives MQRAQAKSAPRPSRNLRRLLAIGAAVGAAAGIATVFLLPRSAPPPQISVANPLPAAVGAPEVPSSPSGPEDIARAARLARVPAIMFHDIVRRKDVWFDTTVEEFRAQLEAIRAAGATPITIDQFHEHLKNGAPLPAKPILLTFDDGYLGHLENAYPLLKEFNYPAVFFVHTAYVGVLTGKPHMDWDQIKQIDSEGLVSIQSHTITHPADLRTLDAAALERELVESKRILEQKLGHPVHYLAYPVGNQDERVRQAAIQAGYRLSFTMDLGYAGQSGSLLALQRFIDSRLPLALANVGAVADTRVNMEAPVTLHEQTHRRVRLVWLSGGNYTTRHSEGNRSPVGDFIEREQAVGGINGGFFAFAGLRATNSDMVGPYLSQNEGRFVPGAPEFDKSLRGRPVVLISATGLRFVPYSPETFDTEAEARAYLSDLSDLFVAGVWLVNNGQALTTEQIEQFRLSNHSEFRRRTFMGIDKAGLPRVGATLTNVNATQLARALEEAGLREAVLLDSGFSTSLVHQGKVLVTGHTAPSIPSRIIPHAVLVHPPL, from the coding sequence TTGCAACGCGCCCAAGCCAAGTCTGCTCCCAGGCCCAGTCGAAACCTCAGGCGTCTGCTTGCGATCGGAGCAGCTGTCGGAGCGGCAGCCGGAATCGCCACCGTCTTTTTGTTGCCCCGTTCGGCTCCCCCGCCCCAGATAAGCGTGGCCAATCCGTTGCCTGCTGCTGTGGGAGCCCCTGAAGTACCGAGCTCCCCAAGCGGACCGGAGGATATTGCCCGTGCCGCCCGCCTCGCGCGGGTGCCGGCCATCATGTTCCACGACATCGTGCGGCGCAAAGACGTCTGGTTCGACACGACGGTAGAAGAGTTTCGAGCCCAACTGGAGGCCATCCGCGCGGCCGGGGCCACGCCCATCACCATCGACCAGTTCCACGAGCACCTCAAAAACGGCGCTCCCCTGCCGGCCAAGCCAATCTTGCTCACCTTCGACGACGGCTATCTGGGCCACCTCGAAAACGCCTACCCGTTGCTCAAAGAATTCAACTACCCGGCGGTGTTCTTTGTGCACACCGCCTACGTCGGCGTGCTGACGGGCAAGCCGCACATGGACTGGGATCAAATCAAACAAATCGACTCCGAAGGGCTGGTCTCGATCCAGTCGCATACGATCACCCATCCGGCGGATCTGCGCACCCTCGACGCCGCCGCTCTGGAGCGCGAACTGGTCGAATCGAAGCGGATTCTCGAACAAAAGCTGGGCCACCCCGTCCATTACCTGGCCTACCCGGTGGGCAACCAGGACGAGCGGGTGCGCCAGGCCGCCATCCAGGCGGGCTACCGGCTTTCCTTCACGATGGATCTGGGCTACGCGGGCCAATCCGGCAGCTTGCTCGCTTTGCAGCGGTTCATCGATTCGCGCCTGCCGCTGGCGCTGGCCAACGTCGGGGCGGTGGCCGATACCCGCGTCAACATGGAAGCCCCGGTGACCCTGCACGAGCAAACCCACCGGCGGGTGCGGCTGGTGTGGCTTTCTGGGGGCAATTACACTACCCGCCACTCCGAGGGCAACCGCTCCCCGGTGGGTGATTTTATCGAGCGCGAGCAGGCGGTGGGCGGTATCAACGGCGGCTTTTTCGCCTTCGCGGGGCTGCGGGCGACCAATTCCGACATGGTCGGGCCGTATCTGTCCCAGAACGAGGGGCGCTTTGTGCCCGGTGCCCCCGAATTCGACAAGTCCTTGCGGGGCCGACCGGTGGTGCTGATCAGCGCGACGGGCCTGCGCTTCGTGCCCTACAGCCCCGAGACCTTTGACACCGAAGCGGAGGCGCGCGCCTACTTAAGCGACCTGTCCGACCTGTTTGTCGCGGGGGTCTGGCTGGTCAACAACGGACAGGCCCTCACCACCGAGCAAATCGAGCAATTCCGGCTTTCCAACCATTCCGAATTTCGCCGCCGCACATTCATGGGCATCGACAAGGCCGGTCTGCCGAGGGTGGGTGCCACCCTCACCAACGTCAATGCCACCCAACTGGCCCGCGCCCTCGAAGAGGCGGGCCTGCGCGAGGCGGTGCTGCTCGACTCGGGCTTTTCAACGTCGCTGGTCCACCAGGGCAAGGTGCTGGTCACCGGCCACACCGCTCCCAGTATCCCCAGCCGGATCATTCCCCACGCCGTGCTCGTCCACCCCCCCCTTTAG